In one Limosilactobacillus oris genomic region, the following are encoded:
- a CDS encoding IS3 family transposase — protein sequence MRYQAIQATCQAFPGQLVKRLCALAQVSRSAYYRWLSRPLPTKEAVNKQLKARLRQAYWEMKGTWGYRRLTMLINRRYNCHYNHKRIRRLLVEMNLRAVIRRPRHSCTIARGQSYEPNLLNRDFTAKRLNEKWVTDVTYLTYGNGQKAYLSAVKDLYNGEIISYVVSQRNDNPLVMKTLEQALKLYPTAKPLLHSDRGFQYTSKEFARLTAEHGISRSMSRVGKCIDNAPMESFWSHYKDEAYYGQIFRSYEELVTSIDQYIYFYNHHRYQVKLNSLTPVEYRHQAA from the coding sequence ATGCGATATCAGGCCATTCAGGCTACTTGTCAGGCTTTTCCAGGGCAATTAGTCAAGCGACTTTGTGCTCTTGCCCAGGTCTCACGATCAGCTTACTATCGCTGGCTTTCCCGACCACTTCCTACTAAAGAAGCAGTCAATAAGCAACTAAAAGCGCGGCTCAGACAGGCCTATTGGGAAATGAAGGGTACCTGGGGCTACCGCAGACTAACGATGCTCATTAATCGCCGCTATAACTGCCACTACAACCACAAGCGCATTCGGCGACTTCTCGTTGAAATGAACCTGCGGGCGGTGATTCGTCGTCCTCGTCACAGCTGCACAATCGCTCGTGGACAAAGCTATGAGCCGAACCTCCTTAACCGCGATTTCACAGCTAAACGGTTAAATGAAAAGTGGGTAACTGATGTAACATATCTGACTTATGGTAATGGTCAAAAAGCCTATCTCAGTGCTGTTAAGGACTTATACAACGGCGAGATTATTAGTTATGTCGTTAGCCAGCGCAATGACAACCCATTGGTAATGAAGACGCTTGAACAGGCTTTAAAACTCTATCCGACTGCCAAACCATTACTTCATAGTGATCGTGGTTTCCAATACACTTCCAAGGAGTTTGCTCGTTTGACGGCCGAGCATGGTATCAGTCGCAGTATGTCCCGCGTCGGGAAGTGCATTGATAATGCCCCGATGGAAAGTTTCTGGAGCCACTATAAGGACGAGGCCTACTATGGACAAATCTTCCGAAGCTATGAGGAACTAGTCACTTCAATTGATCAATATATCTACTTCTACAATCATCACCGTTATCAAGTAAAATTAAACAGCCTGACCCCGGTAGAATACCGGCATCAAGCTGCCTAA
- a CDS encoding helix-turn-helix domain-containing protein, translated as MSNRTSNHTLNQRLVAVVKVLERKHSLSGVARELGIARTTLRRWIVNYQNNGVAGLKEPHTCRRYPTDLKRAAVLDYLDNHYSQLECCRKYNISSRSLLMRWVNQYTNGKTLKKITGGSTKMKTPRKTTYDQRLEIVHFTLANDKDYQTAVRKYGVSYSQVYSWVRKYERDGREALVDHRGHQMQKPALAKLSKEEQLERRIKELEARNQDLAAENFFLKN; from the coding sequence ATGTCCAATCGAACTAGTAATCATACTCTAAATCAGCGGCTAGTAGCCGTGGTAAAGGTTCTGGAGAGAAAGCACTCTTTAAGCGGGGTGGCCCGAGAACTGGGAATTGCCAGGACAACTTTAAGAAGGTGGATCGTTAACTACCAGAATAATGGGGTGGCGGGCTTAAAGGAGCCACACACTTGTCGCCGTTATCCTACTGACCTCAAGCGAGCGGCGGTCCTGGATTATCTGGACAATCATTACTCGCAACTAGAGTGCTGTCGTAAGTATAATATCTCCAGTCGTAGTCTTCTCATGCGTTGGGTGAACCAGTATACTAACGGTAAAACCTTGAAGAAGATTACGGGAGGTTCTACCAAGATGAAAACACCGCGGAAAACTACTTACGATCAACGGCTGGAAATTGTCCACTTCACGCTTGCCAATGATAAGGACTACCAAACAGCGGTGAGGAAGTATGGTGTTTCCTACAGCCAGGTTTATAGCTGGGTTCGGAAATATGAACGTGACGGTCGAGAAGCACTCGTTGATCATCGCGGACATCAAATGCAAAAACCGGCTTTGGCTAAGTTAAGTAAAGAAGAACAACTGGAACGGCGGATCAAGGAACTAGAAGCCCGCAATCAAGACCTCGCCGCGGAAAACTTCTTCCTAAAAAATTAA
- a CDS encoding MerR family transcriptional regulator: protein MLGKQFRQLITNDHLRISMTELAHVTGVSTSQIRYWERKGYISSKQSDKNKNHYFSFLTLFRVATIKYFLDQGFTLATAVKKERERQELGKIFRTFIADQVKAITQLGPKTGEVALGTLANDPEKEVYAIVDQDGTRLYSRPVSKDRG, encoded by the coding sequence GTGCTGGGGAAACAGTTTCGACAGTTGATTACTAATGATCATTTGCGGATTAGCATGACCGAACTAGCCCACGTGACGGGGGTCTCGACGAGCCAGATTCGTTACTGGGAACGAAAGGGCTATATTTCATCAAAGCAGAGTGATAAGAATAAGAACCACTATTTTAGTTTTCTGACTCTTTTTCGGGTGGCAACGATCAAATATTTTCTTGATCAGGGCTTTACCCTGGCAACCGCTGTGAAAAAGGAACGGGAGCGTCAGGAGCTGGGGAAGATTTTTCGAACTTTTATTGCCGACCAGGTCAAGGCGATTACGCAGCTGGGGCCGAAGACGGGAGAAGTTGCCCTGGGGACCTTGGCAAACGACCCTGAGAAGGAAGTTTACGCAATTGTCGATCAAGACGGAACCAGACTTTACAGTCGGCCAGTAAGTAAGGACCGCGGCTAA
- a CDS encoding MDR family MFS transporter, whose amino-acid sequence MVIVLLIGAFCTILNQTILSTAFPALMDAFDISTSTVQWLTTGFLMVNGIMIPISAFLSSRFNTKGLFVIAMVIFEVGTVMAWLAPSFPVLLAARLVQAVGVGINMPLMQNIMLTIYPPEKRGAAMGINGLVIGLAPAIGPTLSGWVIDNFSWRWLFGMIVPIAGVVIVASFFLVKNVIPNNKPHLDWLSVILSTASFGSMLYGFSSVGDKGWTDPVVLASIIIGAILVIFLVLRQNKLDEPFLEFKVFASGEFTLATILSSIVMMAMVGVELVIPLYLQIIHGMSAFHSGLTLLFGALLMGIMSPITGNLFDRHGAKRLAVTGMFILTVGTLPFAFITRETPTIYIIFLYAVRMFGISMVMMPVTTAGMNSLPFNLISHGTAVNNTIRQVATSVGTAIMISVLTNVTNNSKPAHTLLEQSPLQYKSQMFDATLQGYHAAFWFAIGFALVGLALTFLVTSGNGIHLELDSKDIKEGADKQ is encoded by the coding sequence ATGGTCATCGTCCTCCTCATCGGTGCTTTCTGTACAATTCTTAACCAGACCATTCTCTCAACTGCCTTTCCGGCACTGATGGATGCTTTTGACATCAGTACGTCGACCGTTCAATGGCTGACGACTGGCTTTTTGATGGTCAACGGAATCATGATTCCCATCTCCGCCTTTCTAAGCAGCCGTTTCAACACCAAGGGACTCTTTGTGATTGCAATGGTTATCTTTGAAGTCGGAACGGTGATGGCCTGGTTGGCACCATCCTTCCCCGTCTTGCTGGCAGCCCGCTTGGTCCAGGCCGTCGGGGTCGGGATCAACATGCCGCTGATGCAAAACATCATGCTGACCATTTACCCACCGGAGAAGCGGGGGGCCGCAATGGGAATCAACGGGCTGGTCATCGGTCTGGCCCCCGCGATCGGGCCTACTCTCTCTGGATGGGTCATTGATAACTTCAGCTGGCGCTGGCTCTTCGGGATGATTGTTCCAATTGCCGGAGTCGTTATCGTTGCCAGCTTCTTTTTGGTAAAGAACGTCATTCCGAACAATAAGCCGCACCTGGACTGGCTGTCAGTGATTCTATCCACCGCCAGCTTCGGCAGTATGCTCTACGGCTTTTCTAGTGTCGGTGATAAGGGCTGGACAGACCCGGTCGTCCTCGCTTCCATTATCATCGGGGCTATCTTAGTCATCTTCCTGGTATTGCGGCAGAATAAGCTCGACGAACCCTTCCTGGAATTCAAGGTTTTCGCCAGTGGTGAATTTACCCTCGCCACCATTTTAAGTTCCATCGTCATGATGGCCATGGTGGGGGTCGAACTTGTTATCCCACTCTACCTGCAGATTATTCACGGTATGTCAGCCTTCCATTCTGGGTTAACCCTCCTGTTTGGGGCCCTGCTGATGGGGATTATGAGCCCGATTACCGGGAACCTCTTTGACCGCCACGGGGCCAAGCGGTTGGCAGTTACCGGGATGTTCATCCTAACCGTTGGGACCCTGCCGTTCGCATTTATTACCCGGGAAACACCGACTATCTATATCATCTTCCTATACGCCGTCCGGATGTTTGGGATTTCAATGGTCATGATGCCGGTTACTACCGCCGGGATGAACTCCCTGCCGTTTAACCTGATTTCCCACGGGACCGCCGTCAACAACACGATCCGCCAAGTTGCCACTTCAGTCGGCACAGCGATTATGATTTCCGTTTTGACCAACGTTACCAACAACAGTAAGCCGGCGCACACCCTGCTCGAACAATCACCACTGCAATACAAGTCACAGATGTTTGACGCGACCCTGCAGGGCTACCACGCCGCTTTCTGGTTTGCAATCGGGTTTGCACTAGTCGGTCTTGCCCTGACCTTCCTGGTAACGAGCGGTAACGGAATTCACCTTGAGCTGGACTCTAAAGACATTAAGGAAGGGGCTGATAAGCAATGA
- a CDS encoding DUF4811 domain-containing protein, with protein MIIIIMFSAAIAMFASIMFIERRVPQLILATLCGLLFVGSTLVMTLNYSHHFGMHQVTTTTRKPIYSASNSTMPLALYQPVGSSGRDDVYIYNVQERQKTANHTQANEFTTSKIKRTDRATPELVTTETRWRYNNKFFAALYMWSGMDGTLVKRTNTLEYPRPYVKLTVKQANRLKKLAQSPAAKQAQARAQQQGKAAVAGAVQAALAKNPHMTAQQIQQVSQQAEQRLQGQMVKEMLKSTK; from the coding sequence ATGATCATTATCATCATGTTTAGCGCAGCAATCGCAATGTTTGCCAGCATCATGTTCATCGAACGCCGGGTCCCCCAGCTAATCTTAGCCACGCTCTGTGGACTGCTCTTTGTCGGCTCAACCCTCGTAATGACCCTCAATTACAGCCACCACTTTGGAATGCATCAGGTGACGACCACGACCCGCAAGCCGATTTACTCGGCTTCTAACTCTACTATGCCGTTAGCCCTCTACCAGCCAGTTGGTAGCAGTGGTCGCGACGACGTGTATATTTACAACGTTCAGGAACGGCAAAAGACAGCTAACCACACCCAGGCCAACGAGTTCACGACAAGTAAAATCAAGCGGACAGACCGGGCAACCCCCGAGCTGGTAACCACGGAAACCCGCTGGCGCTATAACAATAAATTCTTCGCCGCTCTCTACATGTGGTCCGGGATGGACGGGACCCTGGTCAAACGGACGAATACCTTGGAATACCCCCGCCCCTACGTTAAGCTGACAGTTAAACAGGCGAACCGACTGAAGAAGCTCGCCCAGTCACCAGCCGCCAAGCAGGCTCAGGCAAGGGCGCAACAGCAGGGCAAGGCCGCGGTTGCCGGTGCCGTCCAAGCGGCGTTAGCAAAGAACCCACACATGACTGCCCAGCAGATTCAACAGGTTTCACAACAAGCCGAACAGCGGCTGCAGGGCCAGATGGTCAAAGAGATGCTGAAAAGCACTAAGTAA
- a CDS encoding RluA family pseudouridine synthase: protein MEATWQYTGQEPVKIKKFLQSLGMGHRLFNEIKKGQGQFLVDHRVVRPTTQILPNQPLTIQVAPEPADPTVAVSHEPLKLAYEDDNWLVVDKPAGVSSIPGPTTSNGTILNRVKGYLEEQGSEDLRPHLITRLDRFTSGLLLVAKHHVASSMISQQVQQHQMLKEYTAVVSGRFADNHGVIDQPIARRGGQVARVIAPDGQRAVTEYWVEDQGVDWARLRLQLHTGRTHQIRVHLASAGHPLIGDHLYGGDMTRADHQLLHASKISFLDPFSQKQLTFTSSLPEEFNGF, encoded by the coding sequence ATGGAAGCAACGTGGCAGTATACCGGTCAGGAACCAGTCAAGATCAAGAAGTTTTTGCAGTCGTTGGGAATGGGACACCGGCTTTTCAATGAAATTAAGAAGGGGCAGGGGCAATTCCTGGTTGACCACCGGGTGGTGCGGCCGACAACCCAGATCTTGCCGAACCAGCCCCTAACCATCCAGGTGGCCCCCGAACCGGCTGATCCCACGGTAGCGGTGAGTCATGAGCCGCTGAAGCTAGCTTATGAGGATGATAACTGGCTGGTGGTCGATAAGCCGGCGGGGGTGTCCTCAATTCCAGGGCCAACCACCAGCAACGGGACGATTTTAAACCGGGTCAAGGGTTATTTGGAGGAGCAGGGGAGCGAGGATTTGCGGCCCCACCTGATTACCCGTTTGGACCGGTTCACCAGCGGCCTGCTCCTGGTCGCCAAGCACCACGTGGCGTCGAGTATGATCAGCCAGCAGGTCCAACAGCACCAGATGCTCAAGGAATACACAGCGGTGGTCAGTGGGCGGTTCGCGGATAACCATGGAGTTATCGATCAGCCGATTGCCCGGCGGGGGGGCCAAGTCGCCCGGGTGATTGCGCCGGATGGACAGCGGGCCGTCACCGAATACTGGGTTGAGGACCAAGGCGTTGACTGGGCCCGCCTCCGCCTGCAACTGCACACCGGCCGGACCCACCAGATTCGCGTCCACCTGGCTTCGGCAGGCCACCCATTGATTGGTGACCACTTATACGGTGGCGACATGACCAGGGCTGATCACCAACTCCTACACGCCAGCAAGATTTCCTTCCTGGATCCCTTTAGTCAAAAGCAGCTAACCTTTACGTCATCGCTGCCAGAAGAATTCAATGGATTTTAA
- the mprF gene encoding bifunctional lysylphosphatidylglycerol flippase/synthetase MprF yields MQTLGKHLVTWWEKYSRIIKLLFITSVLIFVIHALGNFFKTVKWQQVGTGLANLSWANIVLLFVAGCVAVVPMLGYDFAILHFLPGKFNKSYVIRCGWITNTLTNIAGFGGILGATLRAYFYRKNASKKEILLAISKIAVFLLSGLSILCWIALIIMFGFHDGGHFNQYSIWLIGGGLYFPVVFYFTVVNNNKLFKEVTPKLEAFIVGSSTLEWLFVALFFLLVGWCLGVRENLINVLPLYAVAQVLGVLSMIPGALGSFDVMMIFELSLLGVPRTTIVIWLLLFRIFYYIVPLLLAGLMFVHNLARQVNDFFDGLPLMLLRKAAYYLITAFMYLSGILMLLTASIPDLTAENKIVQKLYPYTFFFIHQLTTVLFAIAMLACARGLQSKVRRAYLPTLLLLLIGIANTIWNLGTLRLTIYLAIVFLLVLMSRHVLYRKKLQYSIGKFAIDGLIFAGSFILYVLVGVINAPQYMSKHHIPSFLFFPGEKVWLSGLLGLGLGLLLMFIIIRYFIAGFDPFNHVRSFNADRVRTVIDQFGGSETSHLAFLRDKNIYFYQQDGQDQLFIMYRRKYDRLVVMGDPVGNQAVLRDAIRKFVRTADEYDYEIVFYEVSSDLTLLLHEFGFDFIKIGESGLVTLADFTLAGKKQRSQRALMHKFDREGYQFSVVQPPFDDQLMQELKRVSDSWLGEQVEKGFSLGFFDPYYISQAPVGLVRDKDGKLVAFATFMPTGGKEVLTIDLMRHSKDAPSGIMDKIFISMYQYGQENGYTYFDLGMAPLSNVGEYQFSFIEEKVAHFIYEYGYHLYGFQGLRRYKDKYASIWSPRYIAYRKKNSLVANMLIVVSVVNQRIDQQKRHLWMWWLK; encoded by the coding sequence ATGCAAACACTTGGTAAGCACCTGGTTACCTGGTGGGAAAAATATTCTCGAATAATCAAACTCCTATTCATCACTTCAGTCCTCATCTTTGTCATCCACGCCCTTGGCAACTTCTTTAAGACCGTTAAGTGGCAGCAAGTCGGCACGGGCCTGGCGAACCTCTCCTGGGCGAACATTGTCCTCCTCTTCGTCGCCGGCTGTGTCGCCGTGGTTCCAATGCTCGGGTATGACTTTGCAATCCTTCACTTTCTGCCAGGCAAGTTTAACAAGTCCTACGTTATCCGCTGCGGCTGGATTACCAACACCCTAACTAACATCGCCGGTTTCGGGGGAATCCTCGGGGCCACGCTGCGGGCCTACTTTTACCGCAAAAACGCTAGTAAAAAGGAAATCCTGCTGGCAATCTCTAAAATTGCGGTCTTCCTCCTCTCCGGCCTGTCAATTCTCTGCTGGATTGCCTTAATCATCATGTTTGGCTTTCATGACGGCGGGCACTTCAACCAGTACTCAATCTGGCTCATCGGTGGCGGCCTCTACTTCCCAGTCGTCTTCTATTTTACGGTCGTCAATAACAATAAACTCTTCAAGGAAGTTACCCCCAAGCTAGAAGCATTCATCGTCGGCAGCTCGACCCTGGAATGGCTCTTTGTGGCCCTCTTCTTCCTCCTGGTCGGCTGGTGCCTCGGGGTCCGGGAAAACCTCATTAACGTCCTGCCCCTTTACGCGGTCGCCCAGGTGCTGGGGGTCTTGTCAATGATTCCTGGTGCCCTGGGATCCTTTGATGTCATGATGATTTTTGAGCTCTCCTTATTAGGGGTACCGCGGACCACCATTGTCATCTGGCTCCTGCTTTTCCGGATTTTCTACTACATCGTTCCGTTGTTACTGGCCGGCCTGATGTTCGTCCATAACCTAGCCCGCCAGGTCAACGATTTCTTTGACGGGCTGCCGCTAATGCTGCTGCGCAAGGCGGCCTATTACCTAATTACCGCCTTCATGTACCTGTCCGGAATCCTGATGCTTTTGACCGCTTCCATTCCCGACCTCACCGCGGAAAATAAAATTGTCCAAAAGCTGTACCCCTACACTTTCTTCTTTATCCACCAGCTGACTACGGTTCTTTTTGCCATCGCCATGCTGGCCTGCGCACGGGGATTACAATCCAAGGTGCGGCGGGCCTACCTGCCGACTTTGCTGCTCCTCCTGATTGGGATTGCTAATACCATTTGGAACCTCGGAACCCTCCGGCTGACCATCTACCTGGCAATCGTCTTCCTGCTAGTCCTGATGTCCCGTCACGTTTTGTACCGGAAGAAATTACAGTACTCCATCGGTAAGTTTGCCATTGACGGCCTGATTTTCGCCGGCAGTTTCATCCTGTACGTCCTCGTCGGCGTGATCAACGCTCCCCAGTACATGAGCAAGCACCACATTCCGAGCTTCCTCTTCTTCCCCGGTGAAAAGGTCTGGTTATCCGGACTATTGGGGCTCGGTTTAGGACTGCTCCTGATGTTCATCATTATCCGCTACTTTATTGCTGGCTTTGACCCCTTCAACCACGTGCGGAGTTTCAACGCCGACCGGGTCCGGACCGTCATCGACCAGTTTGGCGGGAGTGAAACCAGTCACCTGGCCTTCTTACGTGATAAAAACATCTACTTCTACCAGCAGGACGGCCAAGACCAGCTGTTCATCATGTACCGGCGAAAATACGACCGGCTAGTGGTCATGGGCGACCCGGTTGGTAACCAGGCTGTCCTCCGCGACGCCATCCGGAAATTTGTCCGCACTGCCGATGAGTATGATTATGAGATTGTCTTTTACGAAGTTTCAAGTGACCTTACCCTGCTGCTGCACGAATTTGGCTTTGACTTTATCAAGATTGGGGAAAGCGGTCTGGTTACCTTGGCTGACTTCACCCTGGCTGGTAAGAAGCAGCGCTCGCAGCGGGCTCTGATGCACAAGTTTGACCGGGAAGGCTACCAGTTTAGCGTCGTCCAGCCGCCGTTTGATGACCAGCTAATGCAAGAGCTCAAACGGGTTTCCGACAGCTGGCTGGGCGAGCAGGTCGAAAAGGGCTTCTCGCTGGGCTTCTTTGACCCTTACTACATCAGCCAGGCCCCCGTCGGCTTGGTCCGGGATAAGGACGGTAAGCTGGTTGCCTTTGCCACCTTCATGCCAACGGGTGGCAAGGAGGTCCTGACCATCGACCTGATGCGGCACAGCAAGGACGCCCCGTCAGGAATCATGGACAAGATCTTCATCAGTATGTACCAGTACGGTCAAGAAAATGGCTATACCTACTTTGACCTCGGGATGGCGCCCCTTTCCAACGTTGGTGAATACCAATTCAGCTTCATTGAAGAAAAGGTCGCCCACTTCATCTACGAGTATGGCTACCACCTCTACGGCTTCCAAGGTTTGCGCCGCTACAAGGATAAGTACGCATCCATCTGGTCGCCCCGCTACATTGCCTACCGCAAGAAGAATTCACTGGTAGCAAATATGCTGATTGTCGTTAGCGTCGTCAACCAACGGATCGACCAGCAGAAGCGCCACCTCTGGATGTGGTGGTTGAAGTAG
- a CDS encoding linear amide C-N hydrolase encodes MCTSIYQVTLDRTHLLARTMDWPVLAVSPLFLPQHFKWASVYHHRVYENKYALVGGGSLSASRADLSDGVNEYGLMAQKLTFDNGARLVDEPNPAKVQLAAYEFVLYLLGNFKSVADLVDHLAEIELMSDVHNDIKFGKSEMHFALADPTGRVVVVEPTRQPMRVIENPLGVVTNSPDYERQLRQMEKYVDFTPAFRAGKVPLNTTRVTTGRLSGKANPPGYYSPSARFIRAAYLRERADVPTDKLAGVTSEFHLLDSVTVPQNRRHQPTYSVYRSVTVAESREYYFQSYHRGDTTKLQLTDEMLAWTRPKVYHLPDRLTVREIK; translated from the coding sequence ATGTGTACGAGTATTTACCAGGTTACTTTGGACCGAACCCACTTACTGGCTCGGACGATGGACTGGCCGGTGCTAGCCGTCTCACCGCTATTCTTACCCCAGCACTTTAAATGGGCGTCGGTTTACCACCATCGGGTTTATGAAAATAAGTATGCCCTGGTCGGTGGCGGGAGTCTGTCCGCAAGTCGGGCTGACCTTTCTGATGGCGTCAATGAGTATGGTTTGATGGCTCAGAAACTGACTTTCGATAACGGGGCCCGCCTGGTTGACGAGCCGAATCCCGCTAAGGTCCAGCTGGCGGCCTATGAATTTGTCCTCTACCTGCTGGGCAATTTCAAGTCGGTGGCGGACTTGGTCGACCACCTGGCGGAGATTGAGTTAATGAGTGACGTGCACAACGATATAAAGTTTGGCAAGTCTGAGATGCACTTCGCCCTCGCTGACCCGACTGGCCGAGTAGTGGTGGTGGAACCAACCCGGCAACCGATGCGGGTGATTGAAAATCCCCTCGGCGTGGTGACTAATAGTCCTGACTATGAGCGCCAGCTCCGTCAGATGGAGAAGTACGTTGATTTTACGCCAGCCTTCCGGGCAGGGAAAGTGCCGTTGAATACGACCCGGGTGACAACCGGCCGGCTCTCCGGCAAGGCCAATCCGCCTGGCTATTATTCACCAAGTGCCCGTTTTATCCGGGCTGCTTACCTCCGTGAACGGGCAGACGTGCCGACTGACAAGCTGGCGGGAGTGACCAGTGAGTTTCACCTGTTAGACAGCGTCACCGTTCCCCAAAACCGCCGTCACCAGCCGACTTATTCGGTGTACCGGTCCGTGACGGTGGCGGAAAGCCGGGAGTATTACTTCCAGTCCTACCACCGGGGTGATACTACCAAGTTGCAGTTAACGGACGAGATGCTGGCGTGGACCCGGCCCAAGGTCTACCACCTGCCCGACCGCTTGACGGTGCGGGAAATTAAATAA
- a CDS encoding DJ-1 family glyoxalase III: MTKVAVVFAPGCEEVEGLTIVDVLRRMGVEVTMVGLEGQVVPGAHQIELTCDTVLDDHLLDYDLVAFPGGRGGAQKLSANKQLADLMRQRNVAGKWNAAMCAAPTALATYGLLDHCDYTCFPGFEKKIAQLATDAHFKEDITVVDEGGKVVTSRGPATAMAFAFRIAEVLGLDTKQIKHEMLYDYLMEQK; this comes from the coding sequence TTGACAAAAGTAGCAGTTGTGTTTGCACCTGGTTGTGAAGAAGTCGAGGGACTAACGATTGTGGATGTTCTGCGGCGAATGGGGGTCGAAGTCACAATGGTTGGCTTAGAGGGCCAAGTAGTCCCGGGTGCCCACCAGATTGAATTGACCTGTGATACGGTCCTGGATGACCACTTGCTGGACTACGACCTGGTCGCCTTTCCGGGTGGCCGCGGTGGTGCCCAAAAGTTGAGCGCCAATAAGCAGCTGGCAGACTTGATGCGGCAGCGGAACGTAGCGGGCAAGTGGAACGCGGCAATGTGCGCGGCCCCGACCGCCCTGGCTACGTATGGCCTGCTGGATCACTGCGACTACACCTGCTTCCCAGGCTTTGAGAAGAAAATTGCTCAGCTGGCAACCGATGCCCACTTCAAGGAAGACATTACGGTCGTTGACGAAGGCGGCAAGGTTGTTACCAGCCGGGGGCCAGCAACGGCCATGGCGTTCGCCTTCCGGATTGCCGAAGTGCTCGGCCTGGATACTAAGCAGATCAAGCACGAGATGCTGTATGATTATTTGATGGAGCAAAAATAA
- a CDS encoding alpha/beta hydrolase fold domain-containing protein, with the protein MERLKLWRSGIAGRVADNFESSMKELRRCGHNRSNKSTFVEMGIQLSGFKHALADPQAFAQLVAASRQANSQAYVMPDVQFTVRLHQALQDGMPIYTLNEQGAGQRTIVYLAGGAYLQQPDKTHWEYLNRLAQRTRARVIVPLYPLAPNNNFRAAYQQLAELYISLYENLPASDITLMGDSAGGGLALGFSEYLGQRGLPQPGHLILFSPWLDLDLQNPLVAKYEEADVTLASWGLRQIGQLWAGDVNHRDYRLSPLYGNLDQVRDIHLVAGTREIMYPDVNALVQKLRDAQIPVDYHVGRRLFHIYPLYQIPEADAVMEMVVKVVNK; encoded by the coding sequence ATGGAACGATTGAAATTATGGCGGTCGGGAATTGCCGGCCGGGTTGCCGACAACTTTGAATCAAGCATGAAGGAGCTGCGTCGCTGTGGTCACAACCGTTCTAACAAGTCGACCTTTGTGGAAATGGGAATCCAACTGAGCGGCTTCAAACACGCCTTAGCGGACCCCCAGGCTTTTGCTCAGCTGGTTGCTGCGTCCCGGCAGGCTAACAGCCAGGCTTACGTGATGCCGGACGTGCAGTTTACGGTACGGCTCCATCAGGCCTTACAGGATGGGATGCCAATCTATACCTTGAATGAGCAGGGGGCCGGACAGCGGACAATCGTTTATTTAGCAGGTGGGGCCTACCTCCAACAGCCCGACAAGACCCATTGGGAGTACTTGAACCGGCTGGCCCAGCGCACTCGGGCCCGCGTGATTGTGCCACTCTACCCCCTGGCGCCTAATAACAACTTTCGGGCGGCCTACCAGCAGCTGGCTGAGCTGTATATCAGCCTGTATGAGAACCTGCCTGCAAGTGATATTACCCTGATGGGCGATTCGGCTGGCGGGGGGCTGGCACTGGGCTTTAGTGAATACCTTGGCCAACGGGGGCTGCCGCAGCCGGGGCACTTAATTCTCTTTTCCCCGTGGCTGGACCTGGACCTGCAAAACCCGTTGGTAGCAAAGTATGAAGAAGCCGATGTCACCCTGGCCAGCTGGGGTCTTCGGCAAATCGGCCAGTTATGGGCTGGGGATGTCAATCACCGTGACTACCGCCTAAGCCCGCTTTATGGCAACCTGGACCAGGTCCGTGACATCCATTTAGTTGCAGGAACCCGGGAAATAATGTACCCTGATGTTAACGCGCTCGTTCAAAAGCTACGGGATGCTCAGATACCGGTGGACTACCATGTCGGCCGGCGCCTGTTTCACATTTACCCGCTCTATCAGATTCCAGAAGCGGACGCGGTAATGGAAATGGTTGTTAAAGTAGTGAACAAGTAG